A single window of Halobacillus naozhouensis DNA harbors:
- a CDS encoding sortase domain-containing protein, with protein sequence MSHAKIVDAEDTTVIHSTYPEEILVLTTCYPFSFIGNAPKRYIIYAKKA encoded by the coding sequence ATGAGTCATGCAAAGATTGTCGATGCGGAAGATACAACAGTCATTCATTCCACCTATCCAGAAGAAATCTTAGTCCTCACAACCTGCTACCCTTTCAGTTTCATAGGAAACGCCCCAAAACGCTATATTATTTACGCCAAAAAAGCCTAA
- a CDS encoding glycoside hydrolase family 32 protein — MNAKDRELRNKAAATVEENEERVNQDHYRLNYHHMPPAGLLSDPNGLIQWNGVFHLFYQWMPFHTGHGEKFWGHCTSKDFVNWEQQPIALTPSSWFDKDGCYSGSAVVHDDKMYLFYTGNVVNEQGEGETYQCMAVSDDGIHFDKKGPVIHLPEGYTSDFRDPKVWEKEGSWYMVIGAQSKKRHGKAVLFRSEDLTHWELVGNITGSYEQKLGELGYMWECPDFFELEGQGVLIVSPQGLKANGMAYNNRYQSGYFTGTLDYNRGDFTHAEFKELDRGFEFYAPQTTLDEKGRRILFGWMGVPEQYEEAHPTIENRWIHCLTIPRELEWEGNQIVQKPLEELKEMRESVLLHSDITIENDQKGIRGVGGNSVEIQLEFENIEEQFALELFHYAAFSYQKKDGILTLSRPHLEDKSKTEFRRVKLDGELSQLRLFIDHSTLEVFVNGGEEVFTSRIFPQKGNDAVLFTSLGASTFSIEQWKLSGYTYS, encoded by the coding sequence TACTTAGCGACCCTAATGGTTTAATTCAATGGAATGGTGTTTTTCATTTGTTTTATCAATGGATGCCCTTTCATACGGGGCACGGGGAGAAGTTTTGGGGACATTGTACCTCAAAGGACTTTGTGAATTGGGAACAACAGCCAATTGCATTGACACCTTCTAGTTGGTTCGATAAAGATGGCTGTTATTCCGGCAGTGCAGTGGTCCACGATGATAAAATGTATCTTTTTTATACGGGTAATGTAGTGAATGAACAGGGTGAAGGAGAAACATACCAATGTATGGCTGTTTCAGATGATGGCATTCATTTTGATAAAAAAGGGCCCGTCATCCATCTTCCCGAAGGATACACGTCTGATTTTCGGGATCCGAAAGTTTGGGAAAAAGAGGGTAGCTGGTACATGGTGATTGGGGCACAAAGTAAGAAACGCCATGGTAAGGCAGTCCTGTTTAGGTCTGAAGATTTAACACACTGGGAGTTGGTTGGGAACATAACTGGTTCCTACGAGCAAAAACTTGGGGAACTTGGCTACATGTGGGAATGCCCTGACTTTTTTGAATTAGAAGGACAAGGGGTATTGATCGTGTCTCCTCAAGGCTTGAAAGCTAATGGAATGGCCTACAATAATCGGTATCAGAGTGGTTACTTTACAGGAACTCTTGATTATAATCGAGGCGATTTCACGCACGCTGAGTTTAAAGAATTGGATCGCGGGTTTGAATTTTATGCCCCTCAAACAACGCTTGATGAAAAGGGGCGGCGTATTCTTTTCGGCTGGATGGGTGTTCCTGAACAATATGAAGAAGCGCATCCAACGATTGAGAACCGCTGGATCCATTGTTTAACCATTCCTCGAGAGCTGGAGTGGGAGGGAAATCAGATCGTGCAAAAGCCGTTGGAAGAGTTGAAGGAGATGCGGGAATCCGTCTTACTGCATTCTGATATTACTATTGAGAATGACCAGAAAGGGATACGCGGTGTGGGAGGAAACTCAGTGGAAATTCAACTCGAGTTTGAAAACATTGAAGAGCAGTTTGCTCTTGAATTGTTTCATTATGCTGCTTTTAGCTACCAGAAAAAAGATGGAATCCTGACATTATCCCGCCCCCATCTGGAAGATAAAAGTAAAACAGAATTTCGCAGGGTTAAACTCGATGGCGAACTAAGCCAGCTTCGACTCTTTATCGATCATTCGACACTTGAGGTTTTCGTCAATGGAGGAGAAGAGGTCTTTACATCACGGATTTTTCCACAGAAAGGGAATGACGCTGTTTTATTCACCTCGTTAGGTGCAAGCACCTTTTCAATCGAGCAATGGAAGCTAAGCGGCTACACGTATTCTTGA